The following proteins are co-located in the Enoplosus armatus isolate fEnoArm2 chromosome 8, fEnoArm2.hap1, whole genome shotgun sequence genome:
- the LOC139288371 gene encoding uncharacterized protein: protein MNPSPDRGKECLPPKKRESRQGSTEHHVPLDEFKPPVPLRSRSSAGGGEGGREASDRDRALINQNLHLLHTPPPLPAPAPGLPLPLPWHLSYSPSVSLPLFPGQVSERRGSGSPAWRDDPLSTPLPHHSRWLRGEGPLSLPPSPSSSSTSSFKTPFPADSREMWYINSGRRDNSSSLFSSSYLFSHHSLYPQDPSLVEARHRYLGKRSNGLDGPGSRTASTSRPLLTGEYGNDSSRTRLDVSPHSSHTNGGRRHQEDLTSRIHSGGPFLSDSQAQEGPEPHSSLQDRHPHEIVKTSSNLLSISPHPLGPVPRAGRGGLLDPLGATPAEAQIYYSLGSVCHPSPQAQAYPLYSPSGTPLYNLHREPGPRQHNLRNSPHSPLGLPNSHDRSQRDRERDRDRDQDRDREKVLQRDRERGKDKEKHLQHDKDQERDSERRRDRERDRGRELSPSHLHTSPPGLHPSPPALLPHFTKGSLIELASGRLKRVEELRTEDFLRSADTSPEFHLSTCTVLLISPSSAQGFSHLQVHLTDRNTQELLKVLVEYPFFVQDRGWSSCCPQRTTQLYGLPCRQLMEGDVCLALTPTPTQTHRTHIRAGSRAHRTQLPSRVAGESSSSHREEMPPPPPPPPLPHHPTPTAPAPPRALAAEPPAQEQPRPRKRRWSAPDTLPSPGTDESLLDLPHGSKLMKWQ, encoded by the exons ATGAATCCCAGCCCCGACCGTGGCAAAGAGTGCCTCCCTCCCAAGAAGAGGGAGTCTCGGCAAGGATCAACAGAACACCACGTCCCTCTGGACGAGTTTAAACCCCCTGTGCCGCTCCGGAGTCGGTCCAGCgcagggggaggggagggaggcagggaggccAGCGACAGGGACAGAGCTCTGATTAACCAAAACCTCCATCTCCTACATACTCCTCCACCCCTTCCTGCTCCAGCACCAGGCCTTCCCCTGCCCCTACCATGGCACCTGAGCtactctccctctgtctctctcccccttttcccaGGTCAGGTCAGCGAGAGGAGGGGCTCAGGATCTCCTGCCTGGAGAGATGATCCTCTATCCACACCCCTACCCCACCACTCCAGGTGGCTTAGAGGGGAAGGGCCCCTCTCCTTGCCACCTTccccatcttcctcctccacttcctcctttaAGACTCCCTTCCCAGCCGATTCTAGAGAGATGTGGTACATTAATAGCGGGCGGCGGGACAacagctcctctctcttctcctcgtCGTACTTGTTTAGCCACCACTCTCTCTACCCTCAAGATCCAAGCTTAGTTGAAGCCAGACACAGGTACCTGGGCAAGAGGTCCAACGGCCTGGATGGGCCAGGCAGCAGGACTGCCTCAACCTCCAGGCCTCTGCTCACAGGAGAATATGGGAACGATAGCAGCAGAACCAGGCTGGACGTCAGTCCACACAGCTCCCATACCAACGGTGGACGGAGACATCAGGAGGATCTAACATCCCGCATCCATTCTGGAGGGCCATTTTTGTCAGACTCACAAGCTCAGGAGGGCCCTGAGCCACATTCCTCACTGCAGGACAGACATCCGCATGAGATAGTTAAGACCAGCTCCAATTTACTTTCCATCAGTCCCCATCCCCTGGGACCAGTCCCCAGGGCAGGTAGAGGGGGACTATTGGACCCCCTAGGGGCCACACCAGCTGAAGCCCAGATCTACTACTCCTTGGGATCGGTGTGCCACCCCAGCCCTCAGGCCCAGGCCTACCCACTCTACAGCCCCTCAGGAACACCTCTGTACAACCTGCACAGGGAGCCAGGCCCCAGGCAGCACAATCTAAGGAACTCACCGCACTCACCTCTGGGTCTGCCTAACAGCCATGACAGGTCGCAAAGAGACCGGGAAAGAGATCGGGATAGAGACcaagatagagacagagaaaaggtcCTACAAAGGGACAGGGAGCGAggtaaagacaaagagaagcaccttcaacatgacaaagaccaagaaagagacagtgagCGGCGAcgggacagagaaagagaccgAGGGAGAGAGTTATCTCCTTCCCATCTTCACACCTCACCCCCTGGCCTTCACCCATCTCCCCCTGCGCTCCTACCTCACTTCACCAAGGGTTCTCTGATTGAGTTGGCCAGCGGGCGGTTGAAGCGGGTGGAGGAACTGCGGACCGAGGACTTCCTGAGGAGTGCAGATACCTCCCCAGAGTTCCACCTCAGCACCTGCACTGTGCTGCTGATTTCCCCCAGCAGTGCACAGGGCTTCAGCCACCTGCAAGTCCACCTCACAGACCGCAACACTCAG GAGTTACTGAAGGTCTTGGTGGAGTATCCGTTCTTTGTGCAGGACCGAGGCTGGTCTTCTTGCTGTCCCCAGAGAACCACGCAGCTGTATGGCCTGCCCTGCCGCCAGCTCATGGAGGGGGATGTCTGCCTGGCTCTCACCCCCACACCCACCCAAACCCACCGGACACACATACGTGCTGGCTCCAGGGCCCATCGCACGCAGCTCCCCTCCAGGGTTGCAGGAGAGTCCAGCAGCTCGCACAGGGAGGAGAtgccacctccacctcctcctccccctcttcctcaccaCCCAACTCCTACCGCGCCAGCCCCTCCACGCGCTTTGGCTGCAGAGCCTCCTGCCCAGGAGCAGCCACGTCCACGCAAACGACGCTGGTCTGCCCCGGACACCCTTCCCTCACCCGGAACTGATGAAAGCCTCCTGGATTTACCTCATGGCTCCAAGCTAATGAAGTGGCAGTAG